The following nucleotide sequence is from Primulina tabacum isolate GXHZ01 chromosome 2, ASM2559414v2, whole genome shotgun sequence.
ctgaattcagaacaattttcccaaccagtcttgaaaattagattcgattagcttgttaataacataATAGGATTATGTGACGAAATAGAAAAATATACTGATGTGAAAACAGAATAAttgttgctgattattttaaaataattttaagatataaaatatggattttatttcataaatctcccccccactattttgacatttccaacACCCTCTGAttaaaaagggaaatcgtatttccttagtgggcacgtagagtccaattagccaattataatcccgaataatatcagccaattataatttctaaaaggtagagtccaattgcatccctatgcaacctccgcgtgttttgacttacgtttaataaggacccaataatatgacgtcgtttattttcgcgtgtcaaaccaacccatcaatattgaactgtagtagacggtcgccatgagttcccccaataatatgagccgaagtcatgggagttccactcaattcacatcatatgtccggtggaagtcacagctttccggcgtacaggcctccccaataatatgagccagacactgtccgcgggtagcgatcaacatgcaaccccggttgatggaaggcaacgaaaaattaaactcctttaatttttacttttacggtttgatatgaattttgaatcatattcaaaatgagggattttaattttaaaattgtctcattattttaatttaaaaacgtgtgccacgagtttgtatgtttgacGGATTcatgcaaccattggttcatcgagggttgcatattaattcgataactatgtgataactataatagtggcatcgcgtgtgctattggagaactctttctccaacgtacatctcatactctggccagagattccatgcactattatttcatcagatcacataggatatccacacccgtaggtgagcggtgaatccccgactacaatgcactggctcctatatgtgtcgcaactgtacccaacgtcgccacctgatgactctcctggagccggtaaatgagtcaaagcacaaccctagcatatagagcctcagtgttgtcccgggtcgtaaggattaatggtgtacaatcataagcACGGACtcatcctctcgatgaatgataaccacttggaaagtccgagggagggttgttcggtataatcatcatatgactacccatctgcatgtttggacatctcaatgcccttaccaagaaacgcagtacacaacatcacagatgctagtctcgagctcaagcggcctttatccctgttttaggcggctgaatcgactaggaacgaatttagaatatgcagtgtttacaaattagtttcaacatcgaattacgattcatttgtattaaagcataatcaaggactttatctatgctgtttgcatgggtatacatataaagtataacaagaccataaaaagttaaattatattaaaataaagattgtttattacaactgagccAATAAAATttctagccaaccgttggcttgcaggacatctactctaacaattagCATACAAATATAGTAACTTCGAAGGTCTctaaaatttgttattttcttgtttttttctaTAAATCTATTATAAAGAACAGTTCATCAATTACTCATGCAAAGTCAGCATATCACAGCACACAACAGCAACAAACAAGAAAGAATATTATTTTCtgcaaacaaaaataataataaacaaagAGAATCTAGATAAAGCTAAAGAAGGACAAAGTGAAAGATCTGAAACGTTGATGGGGTGAGTTCACTTTAAAGGAGAAAGACCGAGGAGCTGCTGAGGTGGGTGGGTGCCTTTTTACTCTTCCGAAGTTCGCGtttctttttctatttctgggtaaattttattttgatcaaaataaattctttaacTTCTAGTTCAAGTTGATTCTCAGTTAGTATGTCTGTGGACGtatgtagttttttttttcggGGAAATTTTGATTATCCGAGGTTTAGAATTTTTGTTTGATCATTAAATGATTTGGGATTCTTGAATTATGGGATTTTTGTTTACTTCTTCCGGTGAATTCTGAGAAATTTAGATTATGGAGCAGTTACTGTTGATAAGCATGTCGAAAGTTATGTGTTCTTGATTGTAATATCATGATCCCTTATAAATTTTCTTTCCACTAGTTGCAGAAACAGGGACAGCTTGAATTCTATATTCTGTCTTAATATTGAACTGGTTTCTTGAAATCGGTATCATTCAGTTCCGGTTCAGCTTCAAATTTGCTTTGCCGGTGCCATTGCGCGTCTGTGACTCGTCAAGATGGCGCATACGGATTCGAGGAGAATGTATTCTTGGTGGTGGGATAGCCACATTAGCCCGAAGAATTCAAAGTGGCTCAAAGACAATCTCACGGGTATAGCTTCTGATAGTTAATTATGCGCATATGTGATATCTTAAATTCCATGCGTTTAGAACATAGTATTTCTTTGTGCTGTTGTAGATATGGATGCCAAGGTCAAAGCTATGATAAAGCTGATTGAAGAGGACGCCGATTCGTTTGCAAGAAGGGCGGAGATGTATTATAAGAAACGGCCCGAGCTCATGAAATTGGTCGAGGAGTTCTACAGGGCATATCGTGCTTTGGCAGAAAGATACGATCATGCCACTGGAGTGATTCGGCATGCCCACAGGACAATGGCAGAAGCGTTTCCGAATCAAGTTTCCTTGACGTTTTCTGATGATTTACATTCGAGTTCTGTTTCAGGGACAGATCCTAGAACACCTGGGATGCCAACCCCATTATGCATGATAAGTGAAGCTGATAGTGATATGCAGAATGAGGATCTAGGCTCAATCTTTTCTAAGAGCGACTTTACCGGTGAATCGGATTATGTCACAAGAAATAaagttttgaaattgaatgatCCATTTGGTTCGATTGATCGGGTGAGAAAATGTCTTAATTTTGAGGGGGTGGTTCAGAACAATAGGAACATTTATGTCGAGGATCAAGAATTGCCAGAACCGGATCATGCTAGTGAATCTGAAGATACTCAAACTTGGGAGGATTTTCGAGTACTTAGAGACCGTGCAGAAAATGCAGAACAGGGTGTCGAAATTCTTGAACATGCCATTTCCAAATTGACCGAGGAAAAAGAAGCTGCAGCTTTGCAATATCAGCAATTAGCGGATAAAATTTCTAGCCTAGAACAGACACTTATATCAGCACAGGTGGAGGCTAAACGTCTCAATTCCGAAATAGAGGATGGAGAATCCAAGTTAAAGGGTGCTAAAGAACAATGCCTCGTGCTAGAAAGATCGAATCAATCTCTTCATTTTGAGTTGGATTCTTTGATGTTGAAGATGGGAAATCGAGAACAAGAGCTTACTGAGAAACAGAAGGAACTGGGAAGACTCTGGGCTTGTGTTCAAGAAGAGAGATTGAGCTTTTTGGAGGCTAAAACAGCTTTTCAGGAAGAAATTCGGTCCAAGGCTTCTAAGCTACAGAATAAGGCTCAACTTTTGACCGTTGCAGAGACCAGTGTCCGGAGCTTGGAAGATGAAGTTCGAAAGGTTGAGGAAGAGAACAAGCAGATTCTTGAGAAAAATTCCATTTTGGAGTGCTCCTTATCAGATTTGAATGTAGAACTAGAGGCGGCTGGAGGGAAAGTAGAAGCATTGGAACAGTTCTGTGAATTTCTTATGAATGAAAAATCCACTCTTGTTGATGAGAGAGCCACACTCATGACTCAACTTAAGGAAACAAATGGCAATCTCGTAAACCTCTCGGAAAACTACAGTGTTCTAGTTAAATCCCTTTCGGGGTCACGCCATCAGCTTGAAGCTTCAAAGGCTAAATCAAAAATCTTGGAAGATTCCTGCCAGTTGCTCGTAAATGAGAAAGCCGATCTGATCAATGAAAAGGATGGTTTGAAGCACCAGATGGAAAACAAGCAGGTAAAACTAGAAGAACTTGTGAAAATTCGTAGTGAACTGGAACATAGATGCATAACTCTTGAGAAAGAGAAAGAATCGAATTGCCGCAAAGTTCTAGAGTTGCAGATTTATTTGGATGCAAAGAGAAAAGAACTTTCGAGTTACCTTCAAACGAGTCATACACAGTTATGTGGTGTTGAAGCTGAGAGGGGACTCTTGAATGAAGAATGTCGACGGAGAAAGATAGAACTTGCTCAAGTTCTAGACAAGGGCATACATGATGAATTAGAGATATTCGTCTTGCGGATAACGGTCCGAGAGCTGGAAGAAAGTAAGCGGGACTTGTTGATGAACAATCAGAAACTGGTGGAAGAATCCATTCTCTCAGAAAAGAAGATCTCGAAGTTGGAGGAATTCAAGTTTCATCAAGAAGTGGAGATCAAATCTTTAACTAATCAAGTTAATCATCTGAGGGCCAGTACTTTTCGGTTATTGAAGTTTGTTGACACTGTTGAGGATCATCCATGCAAGGATGAAACTGAACAAGACCAGCTTTATGCCAACATGCTGTTGAATAACgttcagaaaatgaaagaatCTCTCTGTCAATTTATGGATGAGATTGAAAATGGGAAAACCGTGCTGCATCAGATGGGGCTAGAACTTCAGAAAGCAGAAAAGAAGATTACTACAGCTGAAAAAGAGAAACTAGAGttgggaaaaaaaatcaaagatctcAGAATAGAATCCACTGTCATTAAAAAGAGTCGAGATTCCCTAAAGAATAGGATTGTTGAACTGGAACTTGAGCTCCATGAATTGCATCAAGAGAAGAACAAGAGAAAAGGCCGAGAGGGTGATTTGCATTCTCAGCTTCAAATCAAAATAAATGAGATAAACGAGCTGGAGACTCGGGCTGCATCAGTATTTGCTCAATTACAGTGCTCTATGGTCATTCAGCTTCTTTATGAGCAGAAGTTTCATGAGCTCCACGAAGCAAATCTTGGCTACTTTGATGAAAACGAATTTCTCAAAGCTCAACTTTCGTGCATTGGTTCTAAAATTGTATCCTTGAAAGAATGCACATCGTCCCTGGAGAACCAGACTGACGTACATATTAAGTTTCAGAACCCCGAAAACGAGGAATTACAAGTACTGCATACATTTTAAGATTTATCCATAGTTTTCTTCCCTCTGCTTTGTCCATAAGTACTGGCTTTAACATCTGTTATGTTCTTTTCTTATTTGTTTGATTCAGGGTGCTCAATTTACAAGTGTTCCCCATAGCATTAATCTgaacaaagaaaagaaaacccCAGCGACAGACACGCTTGCTGACTTGCAGGATGTGCATGCTAGGCTTCAAGCTTTTGGAAAGGCATCAGTTGAGATGAAGGAACTAATGGTTCAGGAGAACACGAATCTACATCTCAAGCTGGAAGCTTTGACGAAGCAAGTTGAATTGTTAAAATCCAAGGGTGGGAAATATAAGAGAAATTCCAAGCCTACATCTGAAATCTCTGAGGCAGATCATAATGTTCTTTTGACAAAAGACATTGTCCTCGATCAAATCTCTGATGATTCTTCTCACGGGATCAGAAAGAGAGAAGAACCGGTTGGCATAGAGAATGAAATAGTCGAATTATGGGAAACTTCTGATCCAAATGGCACAATTGGTCTTATGGTTGGAAAATTGAAAAaagtttcttcttcttcttctgcaCTCGATAAGACTGATATCAACCATGTTAAATCAATGAGGAAGTGGAAAGGTGAGATTTTGATTCCTGATTCAGATTCGCTGGTTGAGAAGGAGTTAAGTGTGGACAAGTTAGAGATCCCGAAGCAACACGAAGATCCCCTTCAAGGAACGAACAAGAGGAAAATTTTAGCTAGGCTGGATGCAGATATCCAGAAACTGGCCAATCTCCGAATTACAGTTCAAGATTTGAAGAGGAAACTCGAGGTTACAGAGAAGGGGAAACGGGGCAAAGATGTTATTGAATGTGAGTCGTTGAAAGGACAGCTTGAAGAAGCCGATACAACCATAATGAAGCTCTTTGATCTTAATGCAAGATTGACTAAAAACGTAGAAAATAGCACATTTTCCGAAGTTGAAGCAAGTACAAGGAGGAGGAGATTGCCGCAGCAGGCACAAAGAATGTCTGAAAAAATTGCAAGGTTACAGCTGGAGATGCAGAAGTTACAGTTCGTTTTACATAAACTCAACCATGAGAAGGAAGAAAAAACCGAAGTTTCTGAGACAAAAAGAAGAGTTCTTTTGCGAGACTATCTATATGGAGAAGGAAGAGCGAGCCATAGGCAGAAAAAAACACAATTTTGTGCGTGTTCCCAGCCTCAGACCTTTCAAGATTGAGAGCTTTTTATTCCTGCTCTTAATATTTCGACAGCTCTACGTATATCATATCTGTATATGCTACCCCTCTTTTAGGTACTTTTATGCTCTTGGCCTAGAACAGCATATTTACGGTTTACATTCTTTACAGTAGATTTTTATGCAGTGTTAGCCGCCAGGAACATTTCTTACactaaaacttgtgtgaaaatTACACTTGAAATTTGCATACCTTGCCTTTTGGTTCAAGTGAAACGATACAACAGTAGCGCGTAGAACCATTTTTCTtcaacttttttatttttaaaagcacTGAAGCTGTACAAGTAATCGgtacattattttttttatgctacATAGATTATTTTGGTGGACAAAATTGTTTCCACAGTTTAAATCTCAAATATAAACTGCATGCTGTTTCTCGGGCatacttatatatatgtatactcGCACATAAATACCCTATACATTGCTGCTATAACTTTCTGGTTGATCTGGAGCCATGATTTCCTTGCAAGTGTGAAGCATGTAATTGCATGCCCCAACAGCTTCTCCCACGGTTAGAAAGACCCAATCCTGGCCTATAGTTTCGAGGAACTTCGACTTGTTTAGCTTCTTCATCACCTCGGCTCCTGGATTGGCCAGTGCTAGCTGCTCAATATCACACCAAATTCCAATCAAGAACTGAAATAATCTTGAATATTGTTCCAAGTTATTAGTAATTTATTGACAAGCAATGGATAACAGAAAGCTGATTTGAATTTACATTGAGCCCTCTTCGATCGATGATCTTCTTTAGCTCGTCAAGCATGCTGATTCCACTTGTATCGATGTTTCCAACAGCTGCCAAGTTCAAGAATTCGATTGGTTGATATGTTAAGCCTTTACATCTAAATTTAGAAATCTCTAAGACTCACCACTCATATCGAGTATAATATACTGCAATCCCGTTTCTCTCAAAGACTTTATTCGGTCTTCCTCGTCATCTATCCATCTCGAAATTCTGGAACAAGAAAACCATGATTTGGGTTCACAATTGATTGATGATTGTGATGAATTAATGACCCAAACAacagtttttatattttttttatgtgtgTATTGTTGTTACCTCTCTCTCAAGTAGCTTGCATTGGCAAAATAAATGGGAGCAGTCAATTTCAAGAATTAGAACTCCGGGAACTCTGCTGGTATTGGAATACTGATCCACATTTCTGTAAACCTTGGAGTTGGTAATATTACCAAGAACCAATGTCTTTGGTCTTGCAATAAATAGAAGTACTCTCAAAATAGACAGTCCAATCTGCAAATCTAACTACACGTATTAACGTCATCGTATTCGAAACTTTGAATGGGGTGCAATTTAACGTACTTACAGCCATGACTAAGCCAATTTCGATACTGGCGAAGACTACGCCAAGGTATGCACTCATGCACACGACAAAGTCGAATTTGTCGATCTTCCATAGATGGATGGCCGCTTCATAGTCAATGAGGCCAAGCATGGCGGCGATTATGATTGAGGACAGGACCACTATCGGCGTATAATGGAACAATGGGATAAGGAACAACAACGTTAACATGACAGCAAATGCCATTACAATGTTCGAAACTGCTGTTTTACATCCGGCGTTGAAGTTGACGGCGGAGCGGGAAAACGGGCCTGAAATCAATCAACAGACAATTATGTTACTCATTTTCCTTCTGTATTAGTTTTTTAATTAGAAATTCTAATATATTCAAATCCCAAACCTGTAGTGAGGTAACAAGAACTGCAAGAACCAGCAatattcatcattccaaaagcAATCATCTCTTTGTTTCCATCAATGTTGTAATTCTTAAACATTGCAAAGCTTCTACCCACTGCTATTCCCTCCTGTCCAAATTAAGATATTATACATTAATTACAGCTTTAATGATATACATGTGCTACACAATAAAGGGTGGGAGattatttatataagtgggaGCGAAAATGGCGTACGGCGAGGGCGATGATGCCGGTGACTATTCCTGTTTTGATAGTTGTCGGCAGATACTGTGAGTCGAAGTTTAGATTCATTATTGATGGTGGATTTATTCCTTTCTTCAAATGTCCAATCTGTAAGTTAAATTATTTCAGAACCATGCAAGATCAGATTTAAATATTATTGTCTAAACATGCCCAATGAAGACATGCATGAGcaattcaatgattattgtaaaGAACACAATGAAATATAAAGGGTGGATTAGGTTGTATATAATATTCAAGTCGAAGCAAGCTCAAGAAACGCCAAATTCGAACTCACATGATCAGGTAAGGCTAAACCGGATTTAGAACTGATTCAATACTTGCGACTGGATTAACTCGATTGCGCCGAAAATTGGGATATTAAATTCGATACTATTAAGTGATGAAAGGGAAGGGTGAGGCTCACCACTTGGACCCCATGCTTCTCAGCATGGGTAAGGTATACAAGAAGGCTTCCCAATATCACAGACGTCAATGGAGCCATTGCTGAAATCCAGAATAGATTTGGCTTCTTTTTGCTCTGCATTTCAATTACCAAATTCAATAAAACGTCATTAAAAATcattggaaaaataaatttatagcTATCATCTGTTAATTACAATAtttaaaacacaattaaatttttatgagttatatatataaattggagAATAAAGTACAAGTGTCCTACACTTGATTATAAGAATTGAATTAATTCAGACAAAGACACAATTGTCAAAATTTCGAGTTTGAcgtttgtaattaattatatgtaCACATTCACaagtaattaattattatacatATTTTGAGGCTCAAAAGGTATTAATAAAGGTAATATTGATTTTGCACTCAATGCAAAAGCCGCCCACCCAATGGCATCTACTTTTATCTTTCGTTATTATGGAGTTGGCTGaatttgaaaatattcaagCCCAGATTGGAGAAAATACTTGAAaggaataatattttaattttttttttaaaagcattcttACATAGCTAAGGTGGGGATTTAGATGACGACAGAGCAAAGAAAACAAAATTCCCTTACAAGAATTAAacatgtatatataaatattccTTCTTCTAGAAAAATGTAAAAGTTCTACTAATATAAGAGTAATAATAATTCAATACGTGAAATATATGCatgcaaataaaatataatatagtattcaattttgaattaaattaaccttcaaaaaaaattatgacttaaatttaaatatatttaattatttaacattggcgataatttgaataaaaattggaTATCGTATGCATGACTAGATAAgctatgaaaatgttttttttttaaaataaataattaaacgtGAAGATTAATATACAGTTCTTGTATGAGATATTAATACGACACCGAATATATCATTGAGATGAACTTACGAAGTATCTGGACAGCAAGAGGTAGAAAAGGAAAACAAATCCAAGAACAGCactctcccatttccactgcaAATTATCAGATACAGCAAACTATTAAATAGACAGATTATTTCAACtgtaaattcaagaaaaagagaTAAATAAACAAGAAGAACCTGATGAATCTGGGTAAAAACAGAGCGTATAACGTCGATAACATCAGTAGAATGAGTGAAATGGGATAATCCAAGTATCCCTTTCAACTGCTGGAGGCTCACCACCGTCGCGGCTCCACCCATGAACCCTACTATCGTTGCATGCGACAGGAAGTCCACGATAAAACCTAATCTGAAGAATTGTACGCAAGAAAACATGAGTAAATTTATCATCATCGATCCAAAAAAATTTCTGAAACACGATTTGGTAAGGATCCCATTACCTGAAAATACCTAAAGAAGCTTCAAAAAGCCCGGCGAAGAGAGTAGCAGTAAAAGCAAGATGAAGATAGAGTGTAGGATTCTCGTTTGGATTCACCACGGCGCTCAACATAGAGGCTGTGAGCAGTGATCCGACGGCCACAGTCCCCACTGCTAAATCTCTTGAACTCCCCATTACAGCATAAATTAATGGCGGAACAAAGCTTGAATCTAATAACAAatcgtcaaaaaaaaaaatgttagctacgaaatttatttatataataacattttctagtcaaaaaaatttataaactttTGCTCACAAAGGCCAAGAATTGGAGGCAAGTTAGCAAGCTTGGCGTAACTAATCCCTTGAGGGATGGCGAGGCTGGCTATGGTGATTCCGGCAATGAGATCAGATTTAAACAAGTCCAATGTGTAACGGGGACCCCACTCAAATACTGGAAAGATGTACTGTAACCCTAATGCAAACTTCTTCCTCGGTGGCTGGTTTTTGAATTGGCGGAGGGGGTCATCGGGGAAAAACGTTTCTTTTAGAGTGTTCTTTAACGACTTTATGAATGATTGTGGTGGAGGAACCGCGGCACGGTGTCTCCCTGCTGGGTCGAGGATATAGTCGTCGTTCGGTGACGGATAAGTATACTCGGCCCTAACCATTTTAGGTTTAGCAAAATGTTCAAAAAAATTCACTTGTAACAGGGATTTTTAAGAATCTGAGAGTTGTGGAGTGAATGGTGCATGGAGGGGAATTTAAAGTGGAGGGGGAATAAGTGTGTCTCTTCGGAGTGTCTACTTGGCAGggacaagaaaataaaataatataatatttttaaaaacaataaagTGTGagttaattcatttttattggTAGTAGAAAGGAAATTCATCTTTTGATATACccgtttaattaaatatattggaaaaaaaataatcaaccaattaaatggaaaaaatatcactaaaaacattatttattCTCTATTTTTTAGGCCAATAATTATATATTCACATTTAATTTTGATGTGATTGTATTTAATTTATACAAGTGACtacataaaaacaaacaaacaaacgtGTTCTATATATGTAATATGGATTTGGATAATTTGGAATCTCCTtcaatttttatcatttaataattttttttatgattgatataaaatattcgTAAATTGAAATGGAATAATTATCCCACTTAGAGATTCAACTAGTttataattaatcatattaatttgAACTAAATGTCGACCAGATTCGAAGATTaaaagcttaaatctaatttagTTAATTCTTGTAGCAAGGTGGGCAGTCTTCTTTCTATTGTGGGTTTAACTGTAGGCAGTCAATTGGGTGGGTTCTATAAAACGTGTCACATATCAAACACGTTTACTGCACAACAATACTAACTACTTTTGATTGGGCTTTCTACCATGCCCCAATTAGATTAGTATGATCGCGTTCGTCATTGTTATATAAAGTAAGACGATTCTTACTAACTTTTTTGGTCGACATGTTATATCAGTATAAGTAATACATGAATATCCTCACGCATTAATGTGAGAAGTAGgtattttgtgaaacggtctcacgaatctttatatgtgagattggtcaaccataccgatattcacaataaaaaataatattcttagcataaaaagtaatgattttcatgcatgacccaaataagatattcgtctcacaaaatacgacccgtgagaccgtctcatacaagtttttgactAATGTGAGAGTCGCATATTTATAAgacaaatgattttttttgaaaaaaaaatggtcTCATTTCTAGGTGAGATTAAATCAAATGCAAGTTTATGCCATTATTAATAGTATTCAATACAGTTAACGAATTCTGTTTAGTTTGTATCCCGGCTAATTTTGATTAATGACGAATATTTATTCCACACAGTAATTATCAGTGTAGGTCGCCGGGCCAGATAACAATCCTTCGATATCTGACCTTTCGGAATATCAAACCGTTCCAGTTCTACCTTTATTTCTGCTGGGTTCTTACTATTTATTTCttttctaaaaataattatttttattttgactcGCCATCGTGTGATTGGGCAAgcaatttgaaatcaattttgaCTCGAAAAAACACGTAACTAGTCTTTGATTTGGGTtgcaatatttgaaaattaatgtGTTGAAACTGATGGGCCACGTACAATTCATGTAAATAACAAATCATTAAAAATTAGTTTTGGAGAATTGctttaccaaaataattaaataaagaacgagttttattttatttgttccgTATTTAGAGCtgaaagtattatttttttgcaTAAAAGTAATGCATTTTAACATGTCATATCAAGTAGATGATATGTCCCATAAAATTAATCCATCATACAGTTTCATAAGAGTTTTGTGTTAAAATTAAGAGCATGTTATTATGAAGGTAACAATTtaatatgtataaaaaaatttattttatcttcgTGTCTTAATTAGTTTAACTTATATTTTTGCATGTTGTTTTAAATAAATGAAATTGCTAAATCACGACAGTACGATAAAATtatgattaaaaattttctGATTCTTTAATAATCACGTGGGAATTAGCGGTCAACTAAGGGTCAAAATTGCAAGTGCTAGTTTACGGCGTTCGCGCTTTTGAATAGTGGATATATATTTGATACTAAAATCTTTGTCATATttatacaaaaaaattaataaatatattaaatagttttattaaaaatgttatatttCTGGAAATAACGAATTTGAAGGGGAATTTTAGGAAATCGACTCAAAATTAGGGGTATTTCGGGGAATACAATATATATAGTAATCGAAACATTCATCTATTTGAGGGGTTTCCTGTTTTAGGAAAACGATTTCTCCTTGGCTTCTCTTATATATGGAGAGATTCGCCACGATCTTAATCATATTGTAAACTCCAAAATCAATTTTATCAcgtaatattattttaattataatagttttttttaaatataattatgataattaatgaaatcttttctttttctcattTTACGAGTCTCATAGAACAATAATTGTCTCTAACGAATAAATGACCAATACAATAGTGTTTGAATTGCTCTATTAATACTAAC
It contains:
- the LOC142522912 gene encoding protein NETWORKED 1C-like; translation: MAHTDSRRMYSWWWDSHISPKNSKWLKDNLTDMDAKVKAMIKLIEEDADSFARRAEMYYKKRPELMKLVEEFYRAYRALAERYDHATGVIRHAHRTMAEAFPNQVSLTFSDDLHSSSVSGTDPRTPGMPTPLCMISEADSDMQNEDLGSIFSKSDFTGESDYVTRNKVLKLNDPFGSIDRVRKCLNFEGVVQNNRNIYVEDQELPEPDHASESEDTQTWEDFRVLRDRAENAEQGVEILEHAISKLTEEKEAAALQYQQLADKISSLEQTLISAQVEAKRLNSEIEDGESKLKGAKEQCLVLERSNQSLHFELDSLMLKMGNREQELTEKQKELGRLWACVQEERLSFLEAKTAFQEEIRSKASKLQNKAQLLTVAETSVRSLEDEVRKVEEENKQILEKNSILECSLSDLNVELEAAGGKVEALEQFCEFLMNEKSTLVDERATLMTQLKETNGNLVNLSENYSVLVKSLSGSRHQLEASKAKSKILEDSCQLLVNEKADLINEKDGLKHQMENKQVKLEELVKIRSELEHRCITLEKEKESNCRKVLELQIYLDAKRKELSSYLQTSHTQLCGVEAERGLLNEECRRRKIELAQVLDKGIHDELEIFVLRITVRELEESKRDLLMNNQKLVEESILSEKKISKLEEFKFHQEVEIKSLTNQVNHLRASTFRLLKFVDTVEDHPCKDETEQDQLYANMLLNNVQKMKESLCQFMDEIENGKTVLHQMGLELQKAEKKITTAEKEKLELGKKIKDLRIESTVIKKSRDSLKNRIVELELELHELHQEKNKRKGREGDLHSQLQIKINEINELETRAASVFAQLQCSMVIQLLYEQKFHELHEANLGYFDENEFLKAQLSCIGSKIVSLKECTSSLENQTDVHIKFQNPENEELQGAQFTSVPHSINLNKEKKTPATDTLADLQDVHARLQAFGKASVEMKELMVQENTNLHLKLEALTKQVELLKSKGGKYKRNSKPTSEISEADHNVLLTKDIVLDQISDDSSHGIRKREEPVGIENEIVELWETSDPNGTIGLMVGKLKKVSSSSSALDKTDINHVKSMRKWKGEILIPDSDSLVEKELSVDKLEIPKQHEDPLQGTNKRKILARLDADIQKLANLRITVQDLKRKLEVTEKGKRGKDVIECESLKGQLEEADTTIMKLFDLNARLTKNVENSTFSEVEASTRRRRLPQQAQRMSEKIARLQLEMQKLQFVLHKLNHEKEEKTEVSETKRRVLLRDYLYGEGRASHRQKKTQFCACSQPQTFQD